GGAGGCCATCGAAGACGGCATGTTCGTCAGCCCGCGCGATGAGCACCTGAACGAGCTGCTCTACTATAAGCGTCAGCTCAAAAAACTGCGTCGCAGCGCTGCGTACCAGGAGTATATCTTCGTGCGCCTCCGCGAGGGCGGCATCCCCTATTTCCCGCGCAGCCTGCGCCATGAACTGAACAACGCCTATGAGAACCTGGAGCGGGTGGGCAGTCTGTGTACCCTGTACGGCGACATTGCCAATGACCTCATGAACGGCTACCTCTCCCTCTCGTCCCACCGCCTGGGCAGTATCATGAAGATCCTCACCATCATCACGGCAATCTTCGTTCCCCTGACCTTCCTGGCGGGCATCTACGGCATGAATTTCGAATATATGCCCGAGCTGAGCTGGAAATACGCCTACTTTGGTGTCCTGGGCTTTATGACCGCCATCGCCCTGGGTCTGCTGTGGTTCTTCCGTCGCCGTAAATGGCTTTGAAAACGTTGATCTCAAGTTTCGCATCTTGTTGTCTAGGGTTAAGGTTTTATTATTCTGACATTTATCGCGCGGAAACTGTATTGATTTTGAATGCTTGACTTATCTGGTATTCCACTTTTCGTCTCCGGATATTGTCCTTTTTGACCGCGCAAAAAGGACGCAAAAACGCGCCCCCCGAACGCCCGTTTTTGCGGATCGTTGGCTCGCCTGTTCAGGAGATCCGGCAGCAGGCTGCTCAAAGAGGCCCATCTGCTGCGTTGCCGGGCATCGCTCGTCACTGCGACGTACAGGGAGTACGCCTCGCTTCTCGCTTTACCCGCGCCTTGCACCTGGGCCTCTTTGCGTTGCCTGACCCCTGCATCCCTGCAGTGCTGCCGGACCACTCACCTCCTGTGAGTGTCCCTTCGGGTCTTGCCAGCCAGGCGTCGCACTCACCGGACGGGCTTAGGGGGGAACGGCCTGCTTCTGCCTCTCCCCCGCGTTCTTTCCCAGCCAGGACACGCCGACTGTCAGGTTGCTGAAAAGCCTCATCTGCGACGTTGCTCACCAGTGCTCGTCGCTGCGACGTACAGGAAGTACGTCTCACTTCTCACAAACAAGGTGAGGGCAATGTCAAGAAACCCAGTCTCAGAACCATTTCCGCTATTCCAGCATGGTATCCAGGTCGACGCCGACAACCTGCCGCTTCGGGGGTGCGAAACTTCAGGTTGATGGCAGCCGGTTAAAACCGGTACCAGCCGTCAGACTCATGTACCTGGACCGGTACGGCGAAGAGGCGGCTGAGCAGATCACTGCACAGTACTTCCGCCTTGGGCGCGTCGGCGAAGATACGCCCCTCCCGCAGGCAGATGACCCGGTCGATCTGGGGAATGATATCGGGCAGATGGTGGGTGACCACGATGATGGCGATACCCTCCCCGGCCAGCTGTTCCATGGTGCGATGCAGCTCCCGCTGCGCCGCCACATCAAGGCTGTTGGAAGGCTCATCCAGAATCAGCGATTGCGGCGCGTGTACCAGAGCCCGTGCCAGCACCACGCGCCTGAGTTCCCCCGACGACATCTCTGTCAGGGCCCGCTTTGCAAGGTGGGCGATACCCAGCATGTCCAGGAGCCCCCGCGCCCTGTGAACCATCTCTTCGGTTGCCTCCAGATGGGGCCACAAGCCATGAGTGGAGAAATAGCCGGAGAGCACCGCCTCCAGAGCACTGATGGAAGGACGGGTCAGCTCGGCAACCAGATCGTTGGTGACAATACCGAAACTGCGGCGCAGCTGGGCTACGTTCCACAGTTCCTGCCCCAGAATGCGCAATGCGCTGTCCGCGCTTCGCACCGGGTAGAGCTCACGGGTCAGCAGTTTGATCAACGTGGACTTGCCGCTGCCATTGGGGCCCAGAATCGCCACATGCTCACCGGGGAAAATTCGCATGGAAAGATGCTTCAGGGCCATGTTCTGCCCCTGCATCACGGTAATATTCTGCAGTTCAAGGAGGGGGGTCATGGGGTCTCCTTTCGTTCTTGTACATCTGACTCAAGTTTTGGTGCACCAAAAGAGCAGGTTGTCGACGTTTACCCTGATGCCATGCAGTAATGGTGAAAATGGTTCTGCACAGATAGCGTCTCTTGACATTGCCCTCGCCTTGTTTATGAGTTTCTTTTACCACTTTTTACCCGCAAAAAGTGGCTGGGAAGCGGCCCCCAGTGCTGTCCTTTTTGCGCGGTCAAAAAGGACAATACCCAGGAACGAAAAATGGAATGCCAGATGAGTCAAACATGCAAAATACATACGGCTTCTGCGTGCTCAACATCGGGACCATAATATCTTATCCAAGACGACAAGATGCGAAACTTCAGATCCAAGTGGGAAAAGCCTGAAAGGCGAGGAGCTTTCAGGCTTTCGTGTAAAGGATATGTTGGTGCCCGGAGCGAGAATCGAACTCGCACGATATTGCTACCGCCGGATTTTGAGTCCGGTGCGTCTACCAGTTCCGCCATCCGGGCTTCTGGATGGTGCCTGACCGTGTGCTGAAATACCATAAAACACGCAGCCTGTTAACGGTTGTGAAATGTAGCGGCATGGTAGTTTTTTGTCAATTGAAAATACGTTGGCTGTGGTGTGGCTTCAGCGCCGTCCGAGCATATACCACAGGCCGCTGTAGGCAGTGGCGGCAATGAAGACGCTCAACAGGAGCCAGCTGACTGCTATGGCACCGAATATGTCCGGGGCCTTCATGAGGGTGGTCATCAGGGACTCCTGGTAGTAAAAAAACCAGGGGTTATCGGGGGGGAAGAACCAGTCGTGGAGCTGGTAGAAGACCCTGACGGGGCCGAGGATATACACGCCGAGACTGATACACAGTGCGGTGATGCCGAGCAGGGCGGTGGCGCGCAGGGGGTGCAGCAGTCTGCTGCGCCGGTGCCACAGCAGCAGTGCCAGGAGCAGTGTCAGGATCAGGCAGGTTGCCCCGACGCGGGTGAGCAGGGTGACGATATGGGCGACATCCTGCAGGTGGGTGACTTCATCGGCGCTCAACAGGGTTCCGAGTTTCCGGCCATCAGGGGCATGATAGGTGATGGTGGCGAGGTCGCTTCGCCCATGGATGCCGTGGACGATCTGCTGGAACAGGCGAAAGTGCTCTGCGGTGGCGGTGTGGGCAAAGTTCCCCTTGCCGTGGATATTCTGCGGGGCGTACTCCTGGATGTGGGCCTCGATGTGCAGGAGGCTGTACCATTGGGGGTAGAGAAAGTTGACGGAACCGAGGAGAATCCAGCCGATGTACAGGGAGCTCAGCAGGAAAAGAAAGGGCAGACTCAGTGCTGAGGGGTGGAGGGGGCGCAACTTTTGCTTGTTCGCCATGGGTGGTGCTCCTATACTCGGTATATTCTGTGGGAATGGGTACCTTAATGAAAATTGTGGTTTTTGGCTACTCCGAGTTTACGCGGCGCTGTGTGCTGGAGCTGCAGCAGCGCGGTATGGACATTCTACTGCTGTGTCCCGAGTGCGATCGTGAACTGTTTGCAAGTTATGGCATGCACGAAATCGCGGTGCAGCAGCTCATTTTTCACGACATGGATGATCCCGTACTGCTTGACGCCCTGCGCGATTTTTCCCCTGATTATCTCTTTTCCATCATCTTTTCCCATCTGGTGCCCGATCATATTCTCTCCATGGCCCGCCATGGCTCGGTGAACTTTCACCCGGCGCCTCTGCCAGCCTTTCGTACTGCCAATGCCTGGTTCTGGCCTCTGCGCCATGGCGCTGAGTCTTCGGCTCTGTGTCTGCATTACATGACTTCGCGCTGGGACAGTGGCGATCTGGTGCTGCAGGTGCCCTTCTCCCTCAGTCCCCTGGAGACTCAGGGTACCTATGTGCAGAAAGTGTGCGAGCTGGCACCGGCGGTTGTGCAGCAGCTGATGGCTCTGATGAACAGGGGGCCGCTGCCTCGCACTCCCCAGGGCAAGGGCCGTTACTACGGCAAGGTGACGCTGGGTGATATCTTCATCGACTTCAATGAAGGCGCGCGCGGTATTGAGGCGCTGGTTCGGGCCTGTAACCCCTTCCATTACGCCCAGACCATGTTTCGCGACAAAAATATCGAAATTGTCGAGGCCGATCTGACAGGTCGGGCCAGCGATGGGGTTCCCGGCAGCCTGCTGTTTGAGGATGGTGAGCTGTACTGTGCTGCCGCCGATGAGCTGCTGCACCTGCGGATTCTGCAGGTTCCCATGGAGGGCACTTTCAGTGGCAGACGCTTCGCGCTGCAGTATGGGGTGAATTCCGGTGAGCGCCTGCGTCATATTCGCGAGTTTCCACAGTTTCAGCACCTGCTGCAGTGAGTCTGCAACTCTTGCATATGCGCTATTTGGGGGTGCTGGTGCCGGGGTTCAGAATTTTCTGTTGACATTTGGTTCGCATTGACGTATTCATTATCGCCGTTGCACAAAACACGGCAGACTCTTGGGGTGTAGCCAAGCGGTAAGGCAGCGGTTTTTGGTACCGCCATTCCGAGGTTCGAATCCTCGCACCCCAGCCATTCATCAATCAAGCAACTCTCCCAAAAAGAGAGTTGCTTTTTTTGTCGCTGTTGCGCCAAACTGATGGAGGCGTACCCGGAGGCTGCTGAGAATCTTCACGCGCCGGCTGTTTCTCAATTGACGTATTCCAAGGAAGAAGCCATGTCTGCAAGTTCGCTCGTTCAGGTCATCCAGGAGGCTCAGTGTATTGTCATCAAGGTAGGCAGCAACGTGCTGGTGCGTGGCACCGGCCTTGACCTGCCCTTCCTGTACACACTGGCGGAGGATATTCACGAACTGCGCCAGGCCGGAAAAAAAGTGGTCATTGTCACCTCGGGCTCCATTGCCACGGCCATGGTCAAACTCGCCACTCCCGCCCGGCCCAAGGCCCTTCCCCTGAAGCAGGCCTACGCCGCTGTCGGGCAGCTGGGGCTGATGTGGGAGTATGAACGGGCATTTCGCGTCTATAATATTCCTGTAGCCCAGGTGCTGCTGACCAGGGGTGATCTGGAAAACCGCAAACGGTATCTCAATTCCCACAATACCTTTATGGCGCTCTTTGATCTGGGTGTCATTCCCATAGTCAATGAAAATGACACCGTGGCCACCGATGAAATCCGTTTCGGTGACAATGACTCTCTCTCGGCCATGGTTGCCGGGGTGGTGAACGCCGATGTCAATATTATCCTCAGTGATATCGATGGCCTCTATACTGCCAACCCACAGCTTGAACCCGGCGCCACGCACATTGCGCTGGTGACCAGTATTGATGAGCAGGTGGAGAAGATGGCGGGTAACAGCCTCTCCAGTGTCGGTACTGGTGGCATGATCACCAAAATGCAGGCGGCGAAAATCTGCATGAATGCCGGCATTCACATGATTATCGGCTGTGGCAGAGGCAACCACGCTCTGCGGCGTCTGATGAAGGGGAAGACCCGGGGGACGCTCTTTGAGCCTTCCATTGACGCGGTCTCCGCTAAAAAACGCTGGATACTGCAGTCCCTCACCAGCAAGGGAAAGCTGGTTATCGATGACGGAGCCAGGCAGGCGCTGACCCGCAAGGACGCCAGCCTGCTGCCCATCGGGGTGACAGGGGTGCAGGGGCGCTTTGAGCGTGGAGACTGTGTGGACATTGTAGGCGCAGATGGCGTGGCAGTTGCCAAGGGCCTGGCCCTTTACAGTTCCGATGAGATCGTCCGTATCAAAGGGAAAAAATCTACTGAAATAGAGCAGGTTTTAGGGTATACCAATCACGATGACCTCGTTCACCGCGACAACATGGTCCTTTACAATGCGTAAATCAAGGAGAACGCCATGAACCAGCTTGCCATCAATTACGCCAGTGATGCGAAAAGTGCCAGATTCGCCCTGGCTCAACTGGGCAGCGCGCAAAAAAGGACGCTGCTCCATAAAATGGCCGATCAGCTTATTGCCCACAGCGACGCTATTCTGGAAAGCAACCAGCAGGATATGGTCAATGGGCGCAAGAGTGGGCTCTCCAATGCCATGCTCGACCGACTGCTGCTGAATCCCGAACGCATTGAAGACATGGCAGACTCGGTGCGCCAGATTGCCGATATGCCCGATCCCGTTGGGGAGAAGTTTGACCACCGTGTCCTGGATAATGGGCTGGAACTTACCAAGGTTCGCGTGCCCATTGGCGTGGTGATGGTTATATTTGAATCAAGGCCCAATGTGGCCAGCGATGCCGCCGCCCTCTGCGTGAAGTCGGGTAACGCCAGTATTCTGCGTGGTGGTAAGGAATCCATTCACTCAGTGACGGCCATTGGCCGTGCCCTGAAGCATGCCCTGTCGGAAATGAAGCTACCCGCCCAGGTTGTCACCATGGTGGAGGATGCGGATCGCGCCATTATGGAGGATCTGCTGCGCATGACCAGCAGTATCGACCTGGTGGTACCCCGTGGCGGCGAAGGGCTCATCAATTACGTGACTGAGCATTCGCGCATTCCTGTGGTCAAACACGATAAGGGTTTGTGCCATGTGTACATCGACCAGTATGCGGATATGGACATGGCCATCAGGATTGCTGTCAACGCCAAAACTCAGCGACCTGGCGTCTGCAATGCCATGGAAACGCTGCTGGTGCATCAGTCCATAGCACCAGCGATTCTGCCCCTTCTCTGTAAGGAGATGACAAGGAAAAAAGTGGAGATCCGTGGCTGTGAAGCCAGCATAAAACTGTGTCCCGATGCGGGCATCGTGGCGGCAAAGGCGGAGGACTGGGACACCGAGTACCTGGATCTCATCATGAATCTGCGCGTGGTTGATTCGCTGGAACAGGCAGTTGAGCACATCCAGCAGCATGGCACAGGTCATTCGGAAGCCATTGTCACCGAGAACTACCACGCGGCCGGACTCTTTCAGAAGATCGTGGATGCCGCTGCCGTTTATGTCAACGCCTCTACCCGCTTTACCGATGGTGGCCAGTTCGGCATGGGGGCGGAAATCGGCATTTCCACTCAGAAGCTGCACTGTCGAGGCCCCATGGGTGTGCGCGAGCTGACCACTACCAAGTATATTGTCAGCGGGAGTGGACAGATCCGATGATCGGTATACTGGGGGGCGTATTCAGCCCGATTCACAACGGACATCTCTTTCTGGCTGAATACGTGATGCACACCCTGCGTCTGGAAAAGGTCATGTTTCTGCCCTCCAATAAGCCTGCCCATAAAGAAGTGGATGTCATGGACTCCATTGAGCGGCTGCATATGCTGCATCTGGCCGTGGAGGACAATCCACGTTTTTTTATCTCCACCATGGAGATCGAGCGTTCCGGGTACAGTTATACCGCCGACACCATCCGCAATCTGGAGAACCCGCGCAACTACTGCTTTATCACCGGCGCGGATATCTTTTCCACCATAACGAACTGGCAGGACAGTGAGTACCTGCTCAGGAATCTGCGCTTCGCCGTTGCCAGCCGCCCGGGCAGCATCAGTCTGGACTCCATTGCTGAGCACCTGCCACCCTGGTACCGATCGCACATTACCTCTGACCTGGAGGATACCGCTAAATCCTGCTATCTTATTCCCATGCCTGAGCTTGAGATCTCCAGTACCTATATTCGCAACGCGCTGCTGGAGAATCGGCCACTGCGCTACCTGGTTCCAGACCCCGTCTTTTTTTATCTATCGGAAAAGTATGGTATTGTAAGTTAAGAAAAAAAATGGCAGAATCAATAATGACTCGCAAAGTTAACAAGCAGCACAGAAAATTCCACTGCGGGGTGAAGTATGCAGACACATAAAAAGAGTATTTCGGAAATTACCTCTTCTCTGCGCGACAAGGGCATGAAGATGACACAGCAGCGCCGGGTTATCCTCGATGTGCTGCGCAGCACCAAACAGCATCCATCGGCGGAGTGGATTTACAACCAGGTTCGGAAGATCATACCCAATGTCAGTCTGGGGACGGTGTACCGTAATCTGAACACCCTGCAGCAGGAAGGCCTGGTGCTGGAGATGAACTATGGCAAAGGCCAGTCCCGTTACGACGGGACGGTGGAACCCCACTACCATGTGCGCTGCATTCAGTGTGGCCGCATCGACGATGTGGAGTTCGACACCTACGATCATCTGCACGACCAGGTGGAGTCGCGAACCGGTTTCTCCATCAGTGAGCATCGTCTGGAGTTCTCCGGTATCTGCCCGGACTGCACCAAATCTGTCTGAAGACACAATTTTCCCTGCCACAGCATTGTCATGTCGACAATGCTGTGGCTTTTTTGTGTTCAGCCCACTATGATGTTCAGCTGCTGTCCGTTCACGGGTGGCCGCGGTGCCTGCTCCCCTTTTACGGGCAGGCGAGAACAGTATGAAGGATCACGCATGTCCCAGCAGGGAGAAAGTCGTCTTCTGGCCCGCGCAGTGGCCTCATTCGCTTCCGCCACATTTCTCAGCCGCATAGTGGGTTTTGTCCGCGATATGGTCATCGCCATGTTTTTTGGCGCAGGCCATCGCGCCGATGCCTTTTTCATTGCCTTCAGCATTCCTTCGCTGCTCAGGCGGCTTTTTGCCGAGGGAGCCCTTTCGGCCTCTTTTGTTTCCATCCTCTCCAAAACCGTGAAAAGTGATGGTGACGAACAGGGCAACGAGCTCTTCCAGAAAGTGCTCAGCCTGCTGAGCGTGGTGCTGGCAGGAGTGACGCTGGTTGGTGTGATTGCCGCGCCCTTGCTGGTCTGGGTCATGGCTCCCGGTTTTGGCCTGGTTGAGGGCAAGCATGAGATGACGGTGCTGCTGACCCGCATCATGTTTCCCTTTCTCTTCTTTATCGGCATGGCGACCACCGTGATGGCGGTGCTGAATACCAAGGGGAAATTCTTTATCGCGTCCTTTACCTCATTTGCTTTTAACCTCGCCATTATCGTGGCGGCGATCATCGGCTACTACGCCTTTGATCAATCCATATACGCCCTTGGCATTGGTGTGACCATCGGCGGCCTTCTGCAGTTTCTCATGCAGATCCCAAGCCTCTATCGCCTGCGCTACCGGCTGCGCTTTCGTCTGGATTTCCGCGATCCCCGCATCGTGCAGATTGTCACCCTGATGGGGCCTGGGGTGATCGGCCTTGCCGTGGCCCAGGTGAACACCACCGTCGATTCCATCATCGCCAGTTACCTGGTGGCCGGCAGTGTCAGCTTCCTGTACTATGCCAACCGTCTGGTGCAGTTTCCCCTGGGTGTGTTTGGTGTGGCTGTATCCACGGCGATTCTGCCCGGATTGAGCCGCAGTGTTGTTGACAGGAATAGCGGCGAGCTCAACGGCCTGCTGCGTCGCGGGATAGACCTGATCAACTTTATCACTCTGCCGTGCATTGTGGGGCTGGTGATCGCCGGTGATGATATTATCCGCCTGCTCTTTCAGCGGGGTGAGTTCACTGAGTACGACGCGTTGATGACCTACATGGCCCTGGCGGCCTACTCCCTTGGTTTGCTGGCCTTTGCTCTGGTCAAGCTGGTGGTTTCGCTCTTCTACTCCCTGGAAGACAGTAAGACCCCACTGAAGGCAGCTGCCTGGGCCATGCTGGTCAATATCCTCCTGAATCTCGCTCTGATGTATCCCCTGGGGCACGCCGGACTGGCGCTGGCCACCTCTGCGGCCAGCTGGGGGAACTTCCTCTATCTGTGGCATATTGCCCGTCAGCGGGGGATGACTGATGTGCGCCTGTTCAATGGCGAGACCTGGAGAATTCTGCTGGTCAGTGGTATGCTTGGCGCCGTCCTGCTGGTGATGAAGTTCGCGCTGTTGCCCTGGCTGGACGCGGGCACAGGCCTGCGGGTGGTTCTCTACCTGGGCGTTGCGGCTGCGGTCTATCTGCCCCTGGCCAGGGTCGCTCGCATTGACTCTCTGAATTATATTCAAAAATCACTTATGAAAAAGGAGATAGCGCCATGATTATCGATTTTCAGCCCCGCATAGATGCCATGGAGGAAAAGGTCGAGTTTTTCCGGAGGTGTCTTTGACGTTCCTGCCAAAGAGGAGCGTCTGGCCGAACTGGTTCCCATGATCGAAGACCCTACACTGTGGAATGATCCCCAGCAGGCGCAGGGTATCCTGCGCGAAGACAAAATGCTCAAGGATGCCCTGGCCGACTTTAACGAGATTCACCGTCTGCTGGAAGATGTCAAGGTACTCCACGAATTCTGCCAGGAGGACGAGAGTAACGTCGACGAGCTGACGCAGAATCTCGCGAAACTGGAAAAACTCGTTGCCGACTACGAGTTGACA
This portion of the Desulfurispirillum indicum S5 genome encodes:
- a CDS encoding Fur family transcriptional regulator, which gives rise to MQTHKKSISEITSSLRDKGMKMTQQRRVILDVLRSTKQHPSAEWIYNQVRKIIPNVSLGTVYRNLNTLQQEGLVLEMNYGKGQSRYDGTVEPHYHVRCIQCGRIDDVEFDTYDHLHDQVESRTGFSISEHRLEFSGICPDCTKSV
- a CDS encoding DUF1461 domain-containing protein; the encoded protein is MANKQKLRPLHPSALSLPFLFLLSSLYIGWILLGSVNFLYPQWYSLLHIEAHIQEYAPQNIHGKGNFAHTATAEHFRLFQQIVHGIHGRSDLATITYHAPDGRKLGTLLSADEVTHLQDVAHIVTLLTRVGATCLILTLLLALLLWHRRSRLLHPLRATALLGITALCISLGVYILGPVRVFYQLHDWFFPPDNPWFFYYQESLMTTLMKAPDIFGAIAVSWLLLSVFIAATAYSGLWYMLGRR
- a CDS encoding glutamate-5-semialdehyde dehydrogenase; this translates as MNQLAINYASDAKSARFALAQLGSAQKRTLLHKMADQLIAHSDAILESNQQDMVNGRKSGLSNAMLDRLLLNPERIEDMADSVRQIADMPDPVGEKFDHRVLDNGLELTKVRVPIGVVMVIFESRPNVASDAAALCVKSGNASILRGGKESIHSVTAIGRALKHALSEMKLPAQVVTMVEDADRAIMEDLLRMTSSIDLVVPRGGEGLINYVTEHSRIPVVKHDKGLCHVYIDQYADMDMAIRIAVNAKTQRPGVCNAMETLLVHQSIAPAILPLLCKEMTRKKVEIRGCEASIKLCPDAGIVAAKAEDWDTEYLDLIMNLRVVDSLEQAVEHIQQHGTGHSEAIVTENYHAAGLFQKIVDAAAVYVNASTRFTDGGQFGMGAEIGISTQKLHCRGPMGVRELTTTKYIVSGSGQIR
- the nadD gene encoding nicotinate-nucleotide adenylyltransferase; translation: MIGILGGVFSPIHNGHLFLAEYVMHTLRLEKVMFLPSNKPAHKEVDVMDSIERLHMLHLAVEDNPRFFISTMEIERSGYSYTADTIRNLENPRNYCFITGADIFSTITNWQDSEYLLRNLRFAVASRPGSISLDSIAEHLPPWYRSHITSDLEDTAKSCYLIPMPELEISSTYIRNALLENRPLRYLVPDPVFFYLSEKYGIVS
- a CDS encoding methionyl-tRNA formyltransferase, producing MKIVVFGYSEFTRRCVLELQQRGMDILLLCPECDRELFASYGMHEIAVQQLIFHDMDDPVLLDALRDFSPDYLFSIIFSHLVPDHILSMARHGSVNFHPAPLPAFRTANAWFWPLRHGAESSALCLHYMTSRWDSGDLVLQVPFSLSPLETQGTYVQKVCELAPAVVQQLMALMNRGPLPRTPQGKGRYYGKVTLGDIFIDFNEGARGIEALVRACNPFHYAQTMFRDKNIEIVEADLTGRASDGVPGSLLFEDGELYCAAADELLHLRILQVPMEGTFSGRRFALQYGVNSGERLRHIREFPQFQHLLQ
- the murJ gene encoding murein biosynthesis integral membrane protein MurJ: MSQQGESRLLARAVASFASATFLSRIVGFVRDMVIAMFFGAGHRADAFFIAFSIPSLLRRLFAEGALSASFVSILSKTVKSDGDEQGNELFQKVLSLLSVVLAGVTLVGVIAAPLLVWVMAPGFGLVEGKHEMTVLLTRIMFPFLFFIGMATTVMAVLNTKGKFFIASFTSFAFNLAIIVAAIIGYYAFDQSIYALGIGVTIGGLLQFLMQIPSLYRLRYRLRFRLDFRDPRIVQIVTLMGPGVIGLAVAQVNTTVDSIIASYLVAGSVSFLYYANRLVQFPLGVFGVAVSTAILPGLSRSVVDRNSGELNGLLRRGIDLINFITLPCIVGLVIAGDDIIRLLFQRGEFTEYDALMTYMALAAYSLGLLAFALVKLVVSLFYSLEDSKTPLKAAAWAMLVNILLNLALMYPLGHAGLALATSAASWGNFLYLWHIARQRGMTDVRLFNGETWRILLVSGMLGAVLLVMKFALLPWLDAGTGLRVVLYLGVAAAVYLPLARVARIDSLNYIQKSLMKKEIAP
- the proB gene encoding glutamate 5-kinase — its product is MSASSLVQVIQEAQCIVIKVGSNVLVRGTGLDLPFLYTLAEDIHELRQAGKKVVIVTSGSIATAMVKLATPARPKALPLKQAYAAVGQLGLMWEYERAFRVYNIPVAQVLLTRGDLENRKRYLNSHNTFMALFDLGVIPIVNENDTVATDEIRFGDNDSLSAMVAGVVNADVNIILSDIDGLYTANPQLEPGATHIALVTSIDEQVEKMAGNSLSSVGTGGMITKMQAAKICMNAGIHMIIGCGRGNHALRRLMKGKTRGTLFEPSIDAVSAKKRWILQSLTSKGKLVIDDGARQALTRKDASLLPIGVTGVQGRFERGDCVDIVGADGVAVAKGLALYSSDEIVRIKGKKSTEIEQVLGYTNHDDLVHRDNMVLYNA
- a CDS encoding ABC transporter ATP-binding protein translates to MTPLLELQNITVMQGQNMALKHLSMRIFPGEHVAILGPNGSGKSTLIKLLTRELYPVRSADSALRILGQELWNVAQLRRSFGIVTNDLVAELTRPSISALEAVLSGYFSTHGLWPHLEATEEMVHRARGLLDMLGIAHLAKRALTEMSSGELRRVVLARALVHAPQSLILDEPSNSLDVAAQRELHRTMEQLAGEGIAIIVVTHHLPDIIPQIDRVICLREGRIFADAPKAEVLCSDLLSRLFAVPVQVHESDGWYRF